DNA sequence from the Chthoniobacterales bacterium genome:
GACCAGTAAGCCCACCAATACGGTCCGGTCGCACGGTTGATGAAGGCGTATTGCTCGTAAAGGTTGCCGCCATACCAAGCGATGAAGAACTCCATCGCGTAGGCGTAGCCGACGATCGAACCCGTGAGCAGGATGATCTTGCACATCTTGTCCACATGGTCGTCGGTGATCAGATCGTGCAGCCCGAAGATCGCGCGCGCCGGGAGCATGATGGTCAACACCATGGCGAAGCCGCCGAAGATGGCGCCGGCGACGAAGTAGGGAGGGAAAATCGTGGTGTGCCAGCCGGGAATCACCGAGGTGGCGAAGTCGAACGACACGACCGAGTGGACGGACAACACCAGCGGCGTGCTCAAGCCGGCGAGGATGAGATATGCCATCTCGTAGTGCTTCCATTGCCGGTTGCCGCCGCGCCATCCGAGCGCCGCGATACCGTAGAAGAATTTCCGCAATTTGTTCGTCGCGCGGTCGCGCAAGGTCGCAAGGTCGGGGACGAGGCCCGTATACCAGAACAGCACGGAAACGGTGAAATAGGTGGAGACGGCAAACACGTCCCAGAGCAGCGGGCTGCGGAAGTTCTGCCAGATGGCGTTGGAGTTCGGCACCGGCGCGAGGAACCATACCATCCAGATGCGGCCGACATGGATCGCCGGGAAAATGCCGGCGCAAACCACGGCGAAGAGTGTCATGGCCTCCGCGGCGCGGTTGATCGACGTGCGCCATTTTTGCCTCGTGAGGAAAAGGATCGCCGAGATGAGCGTGCCCGCGTGGCCGATGCCGATCCAGAACACGAAGTTGGTGATGTCCCACGCCCAGCCGACCGGATGGTTCAAGCCCCACACGCCGACACCGGTGGAGATGAGGTAGCCGATGCAAAGCAGGCTCACCATGGCCAGCGAAGCGCTGATGGTGAAAGCGATCCACCACCACTTCGGCGCGCTCTTCTCCGTGCACGAGGCGACGTGGTCGCTGATCCATGCCATCGAGCGGTTGTTCGTCACCAGCGGCGCGCGGGTGATGCGCTTGGCCGCGGCTTCGCGGGCGTCCATGACTGCGGTTCCCTCGGCCATGATCAGGCTCCGTGCGCCTCCTTCGCGTGTTCAGCCGGCGCGCCGTGCGAGCCGCCACCGTGACCCTTGTGCCCGCCCGTGTCGTGGCCACCGTGATGACCGTGACCGTTGGCCCAGCCGACTTTTTCCGCGCCGGGCATGGCCATGTTCGGGTTTTTGATGCGCGCGAGATAGGATGTGCGCGGCGAAACGTTGAGATACTTCAGCATCGTGTAGTTGCGCGGCTCTTTCTTGCGTAGCGAAACGTCGCTCTCCGGATCGTTGATGTTGCCGAACACAATCGACTCGCTGGGGCAAGCCTGCTGGCACGCGCTCTTGACCAGCGGGAACGGCACCTTCGACTTGTCCGTGGGCCCGGCCTTCACCGCCTGCGTGATCCTGGCTTCCTCGATGCGTTGGATGCAATACATGCACTTTTCCATCACGCCGCGCATGCGCACCGTCACATTCGGGTTTTTCGACATCTGCAGGCTCTCGGCCATGCCCTTCTTCGCCAGCGGCCCGAGGTAAAGCTGGTCGAGCGGACGCTGGTTGTAGTCGAAGAAATTGAAGCGGCGGACCTTCCACGGACAGTTGTTCGCGCAATACCGCGTGCCGATGCAGCGGTTGTAGGCCATGAGGTTGATGCCGTCCTCGCTGTGCACCGTGGCGTTGACCGGGCACACCGTTTCGCAAGGCGCGTTCTCGCAATGCTGGCACATGATCGCCTGCGCGAGCATCTCCGGATCGTTCTCGTCGCCGGCGAAATAGCGGTCCATGCGCAGCCAAGCCATGTTGCGTCCGCGGCTGACTTGATCCTTGCCGACGATCGGCACGTTGTTTTCCGCCTGGCAGGCGACCACGCACGCATTGCAGCCCGTGCATGTGCTCAAATCGACCGTCATTCCCCACTGCTCGGGAGAATCCAGCTTGGGATGCGTGAAGAGCGAAATGTTGGGAGGGATGTGGCCGTCCATCCCCATGGTCTTGGCGAATTCCGGATCCTTGGCGTAGCGCTCGGCAGTTCCCTCGCGCACGAGGTCGCGGCCTTCCATACTCTGGTGGCTCTGAGTCTCGGCGAACTTATGCGTGCCGCCCGTGCGACGAAGCGAGGCATTCGGGACAAAAGCCATGCTGCCGGTCGTGCGCAGCGGATAAGCGTTCCAGCCGGCCTTGTTCGACACGTGCGTGATGTTCACACGGCCGTAGCCGAGCGCGATGCTCACCGCACCGTCGGCGTGCCCCGGCGCGATCAGCGCGGCGGCTTCGATTTTCCGGTCGCCCGAGGAAAGTTCGACCATGTCGCCGTCGGACAACCCGAATTGCTTCGCCGTCGCGGGACTGACCAACGCGGCGTTGTCCCACGTGACTTTCGTCGCGAAGTCAGGCGTCTCCTGCAGCCAGCCGTTGTTGGCGTAGCGACCGTCGTCGATCGTGCTGCTGGGCGTGAAAGCGATCTCGAGTCCCTCGCCGGTCGGCGCCTTGCAGGACGCGGCAAGAGCGGACGCCGCGGCGGCATTGAATGCCAGCGGCGCCTCGGGCCAGGCGGTGTCGGGAAGAAATCCGTTGCGAAGGAAATCGGACCACTGCGCTTCAAGGTCGCCGCCCCCGGCAAGCGCGGCGAATGTCTCGCGGACGAGCTGCGGACCGATCGGCTCGGGATTGCCAACGAGCCTGTTCAAAATTTCCAATTCGCTCACGCCGTTCCACAGCGGAAGGATCATCGGTTGCACGGCGCAAACGGTTCCGTCGGCGCTGCGTGCA
Encoded proteins:
- a CDS encoding hydrogenase, with product MAEGTAVMDAREAAAKRITRAPLVTNNRSMAWISDHVASCTEKSAPKWWWIAFTISASLAMVSLLCIGYLISTGVGVWGLNHPVGWAWDITNFVFWIGIGHAGTLISAILFLTRQKWRTSINRAAEAMTLFAVVCAGIFPAIHVGRIWMVWFLAPVPNSNAIWQNFRSPLLWDVFAVSTYFTVSVLFWYTGLVPDLATLRDRATNKLRKFFYGIAALGWRGGNRQWKHYEMAYLILAGLSTPLVLSVHSVVSFDFATSVIPGWHTTIFPPYFVAGAIFGGFAMVLTIMLPARAIFGLHDLITDDHVDKMCKIILLTGSIVGYAYAMEFFIAWYGGNLYEQYAFINRATGPYWWAYWS
- a CDS encoding 4Fe-4S dicluster domain-containing protein gives rise to the protein MKRALPHPQREAAPSIWRSLDELASQPGFVEKLEREFPQGAAEWQGGELSRRDFLQLMGASMALAGIGLTGCRRPEAYLVPFTAGVEWTIPGKFLYYATSMPRRNGAMPLIATTSDGRPTKLEGNPLHPISNGGTDTFAQASVLDLYDPNRSKDIKFNGAKTDAAALGAKLDAIAKDAAAKGGEGVAFLVERTVSPTRDRLLSELRGKFPNIFWAEYEPLGASELEAAAAACFGANMALSPDFSNADKVLAVDSDFLNPSFSGLDQVRGFTARRRISEPGQPMNRLYVAETRYTGTGGMADHRLRLKPSEVGLFLRELGMQIASLTGDADLSAVVQALPEGKFSADSKWVAECAKDLAASPGKSLVVLGDQQPASLQALAMAINKALGAPGKTLRGMRVDRPQCASIAELAAAMQAGRVQTLFILGGNPAYNAPADLRFADLLGGVPESIRLGIYEDETSAISKWHVPQAHYLESWGDARSADGTVCAVQPMILPLWNGVSELEILNRLVGNPEPIGPQLVRETFAALAGGGDLEAQWSDFLRNGFLPDTAWPEAPLAFNAAAASALAASCKAPTGEGLEIAFTPSSTIDDGRYANNGWLQETPDFATKVTWDNAALVSPATAKQFGLSDGDMVELSSGDRKIEAAALIAPGHADGAVSIALGYGRVNITHVSNKAGWNAYPLRTTGSMAFVPNASLRRTGGTHKFAETQSHQSMEGRDLVREGTAERYAKDPEFAKTMGMDGHIPPNISLFTHPKLDSPEQWGMTVDLSTCTGCNACVVACQAENNVPIVGKDQVSRGRNMAWLRMDRYFAGDENDPEMLAQAIMCQHCENAPCETVCPVNATVHSEDGINLMAYNRCIGTRYCANNCPWKVRRFNFFDYNQRPLDQLYLGPLAKKGMAESLQMSKNPNVTVRMRGVMEKCMYCIQRIEEARITQAVKAGPTDKSKVPFPLVKSACQQACPSESIVFGNINDPESDVSLRKKEPRNYTMLKYLNVSPRTSYLARIKNPNMAMPGAEKVGWANGHGHHGGHDTGGHKGHGGGSHGAPAEHAKEAHGA